The following are from one region of the Bactrocera oleae isolate idBacOlea1 chromosome 6, idBacOlea1, whole genome shotgun sequence genome:
- the LOC106623252 gene encoding uncharacterized protein, producing the protein MAVLERNGNLNIWWFPKEFSQSRYGEYHHSGTNSCTLITLILADMVAKEGRGFYCQRMQDLPPRAVEIFAEGINKGNSAYAHLISGSAGQDSSGVALQMTANQNLNIPDALNVLKRQPHFRLKEWFFTHMQADPERESCRTIALRLLQAVNTGLQQFRQAGKVNEHFLFAAMISDNRTVLFVIEFPANLITFFDSHQHGRDAGAVVAQCNIRDMYDMMNWFVNMNHDVYSSQPHIYEVSFLLPDPSGLPTPSKVEKCEVTQKNNITLAKKMQKK; encoded by the coding sequence ATGGCGGTCCTCGAGCGCAATGGCAACTTGAATATCTGGTGGTTCCCCAAGGAGTTCAGCCAGTCGCGCTACGGCGAATACCATCACAGTGGCACCAATTCGTGCACTCTAATCACGCTCATCCTGGCCGATATGGTCGCGAAAGAGGGGCGTGGATTCTATTGCCAACGTATGCAGGATCTACCGCCGCGTGCTGTAGAAATCTTTGCCGAAGGAATCAATAAGGGCAACAGCGCCTACGCACATCTGATCAGCGGCAGTGCGGGTCAGGACAGCAGCGGCGTTGCTTTGCAAATGACGGCCAATCAAAACCTCAATATACCGGACGCGCTTAATGTGCTCAAGCGCCAGCCACACTTTCGCTTGAAGGAGTGGTTCTTCACGCATATGCAAGCCGATCCGGAACGTGAGTCGTGCCGCACTATTGCGCTGCGTCTGCTGCAGGCGGTCAACACGGGCTTGCAGCAGTTTCGGCAGGCAGGCAAGGTGAATGAGCATTTCCTTTTCGCCGCAATGATTTCCGACAATCGCACCGTTCTATTTGTTATCGAATTCCCGGCGAATCTTATCACCTTCTTCGATTCGCATCAGCATGGACGTGACGCGGGTGCTGTAGTGGCGCAGTGCAACATCCGCGACATGTACGACATGATGAACTGGTTCGTGAACATGAATCACGATGTTTACTCAAGCCAACCGCACATATATGAGGTCTCATTTCTACTACCTGATCCATCGGGCTTGCCAACACCTTCAAAGGTCGAGAAATGCGAAGTAACACAGAAGAATAATATAACGCTTGCGAAGAAAATGCAGAAGAAATGA
- the LOC106623253 gene encoding receptor-type guanylate cyclase Gyc76C codes for MTRWPFHYLLLLSVAVFCVPGVIALRDEQNRTILNVGYLTAITGELMDKQGLAISGALTMALDEINDDVNLLPNVKLQLRWNDTKGDTVTATKAITEMICDGIVTIFGPEGHCYVEAIVSQSRNIPMISYKCAEYRASAIPTFARTEPPDTQVIKSVISLLRYYGWKKFSILHDELWTTVADLLKEQATKRNMTINHKESFLTNMPKCCALGLPCCRTSFWYQTVQNTMNRTRIYVFLGSASSLVDFMLSMETANLFLKGEYMVIFVDMMPYTPKEAEKYLRKPDHVEAMKVCHETESFKQLARSLLVVASTPPTDSYEEFTAKVRQYNARKPFDFLVPSLFYHNKYLKFVSIYAAYLYDSVKLYAWALDKLLRQEERILTDDVIYDVASNGSRIIETIIKNRTYRSITGATIKIDQNGDSEGNFSVLAYKPHKHYFNDNVSCNSHMVPVAYFQQGEDIPEYKLINGSVRVDWPSGGDRPFDEPMCGFANELCKKDDRHITSVVAAGVLGLLLFCAGVITMSIYRKWKIELEIEGLLWKIDISEIKGYSGNDIVASPSKLSLVSAQSFGSRCSNQVFTSTARLRGAVVRIKELKFPRKRDISREIMKEMRLLRELRHDNINSFIGACVEPTRILLVTDYCAKGSLYDIIENEDIKLDDLFIASLIHDLIKGMIYIHNSQLMYHGNLKSSNCVVTSRWMLQVADFGLHELRNCAESESIGEHQHYRNQFWKAPELLRNPHLYGTQKGDVYAFAIIMYEIVSRKGPFGQVAYEPKEIVDRVKELPLAGSIPFRPELECIREHELCPDYVLDCIKDCWSEDPEIRPDFPTIRNRLKKMRGGKTKNIMDQMMEMMEKYANNLEEIVTDRTRMLCEEKRKTEDLLHRMLPRTVAEKLTMGQGVEPVSYDLVTIYFSDIVGFTAMSAESTPLQVVNFLNDLYTVFDRIIRGYDVYKVETIGDAYMVVSGLPIKNGDRHAGEIASMALDLLHAVKQHRIAHRPNETLKLRIGIHTGPVVAGVVGLTMPRYCLFGDTVNTASRMESNGEALKIHISGKCKEALDKLGGYVTEKRGLVSMKGKGDVVTYWLTDATEKAIQRKEVDMTDMPPPLFCRPRKSPKLNSDSRQPSIVGMHFYGGGSRRTSMVPRTDIESNYSLQGSTYHVARDSPHLSSRRYDRPSLNGIGGNSIPERMSYYGGYGGAGTGGNRSGSVGETCTLLESAHASHNTLEHSEDETNCDNECVNGYGDGNSAVNSSVVGDVGGIGITSIVGSALLVGALRAPHSVASSPSHKPLALVRPHRRIISEKLPSSVSIQEFGDISRHPTVAQTILLRETRSLDPMPMQLRKRNEPVKLPPSKLSKNNSRSLDAVAALGIRETKTTKFENANVNGLADGEVDNMSRTAFDDVNVDTEPNNLHGDDYDDDVGLLMRDNGGFRYGHSSGLQPSIVPVASTLLNRRRSSSHVSTTAGGGSTVSGGTSGSVLLPYKHLNNNCNGGMTIEEDVQSPLLQRQTSLTSPPDEILALTKRWRSLEALEHTTIEALTTPANANSGRSAGGMGHTGHNSVSYAPDIDGSHASGSAAAGSTPTTRNGSTFTTWLWRIIQGNGKRSNEASLRRVKPSGVHAPHVFNDMPTTAALTRDRESIV; via the exons ATGACGCGTTGGccctttcattatttattattgctcTCGGTGGCAGTATTCTGTGTACCGGGTGTCATAGCTTTGCGCGACGAACAAAATAGGACCATACTCAATGTTGGCTATCTAACAGCCATTACCGGTGAGCTAATGGACAAGCAGGGTCTGGCCATTTCAGGTGCACTCACAATGGCTTTAGATGAG ATCAACGACGATGTCAACTTGCTGCCAAATGTCAAGTTGCAGTTGCGCTGGAATGACACCAAAGGTGACACGGTGACTGCTACCAAAGCCATAACCGAGATGATATGTGACGGCATTGTGACGATATTCGGTCCGGAGGGTCATTGCTATGTGGAGGCTATTGTATCGCAAAGTCGTAACATTCCAATGATATCATAT AAATGTGCTGAATACAGAGCATCCGCCATACCGACATTTGCGCGCACAGAGCCGCCAGACACGCAG GTAATTAAGTCTGTAATTTCGCTATTGCGTTACTATGGCTGGAAGAAATTCTCCATTCTGCATGATGAACTGTGGACGACCGTCGCTGATTTGCTCAAAGAACAGGCCACCAAGAGGAATATGACAATAAACCATAAAGAGTCGTTTCTTACGAATATGCCAAAATGCTGTGCATTAGGATTGCCATGCTGTCGTACGAGTTTTTGGTATCAG ACTGTGCAAAATACAATGAATCGCACGCGCATCTACGTTTTCCTCGGTTCGGCGAGCTCACTGGTCGACTTTATGCTCTCCATGGAAACGGCTAATTTGTTCCTCAAAGGTGAATACATGGTCATCTTTGTCGATATGATGCCCTACACACCAAA AGAAGCCGAAAAGTATTTACGCAAACCGGACCATGTTGAGGCCATGAAGGTCTGTCACGAAACGGAGAGCTTCAAGCAGTTGGCGCGCAGTTTGCTAGTCGTGGCCTCCACGCCACCCACGGACAGTTATGAAGAATTCACGGCCAAAGTGCGTCAGTACAATGCCAGGAAGCCGTTCGATTTTCTTGTGCCATCGTTATTTTACCATAATAAATATCTTAAG TTTGTTTCTATATATGCCGCTTACCTCTATGATTCCGTTAAGCTCTATGCCTGGGCGTTGGACAAACTGCTGCGCCAGGAGGAGCGCATACTAACGGATGATGTGATATACGATGTAGCTAGTAATGGATCTAGAATAATTGAGactattatcaaaaatcgtaCTTACAGAA GTATCACTGGTGCAACCATAAAAATAGACCAGAATGGCGATTCCGAGGGAAATTTCTCAGTACTGGCCTACAAGCCGCACAAGCACTATTTCAATGACAATGTGTCCTGCAACTCGCATATGGTGCCCGTGGCATATTTCCAGCAAGGGGAAGATATTCCA GAATACAAACTCATCAATGGCTCTGTGCGCGTTGATTGGCCCTCGGGCGGTGATCGTCCCTTCGACGAGCCGATGTGTGGTTTCGCTAATGAGCTGTGCAAAAAGGATGATCGACATATTACATCCGTGGTGGCGGCTGGGGTGCTTGGTTTGCTGCTATTCTGTGCTGGTGTCATCACAATGAGCATTTATCGAAAGTGGAAAATCGAGTTGGAAATCGAGGGTCTCTTGTGGAAAATTGATATATCGGAAATAAAGGGGTACTCGGGCAATGATATTGTCGCATCGCCAAGTAAG TTGAGTTTAGTGAGTGCCCAATCGTTTGGTTCGCGTTGCTCAAATCAAGTATTCACCTCGACGGCGCGCTTACGTGGCGCGGTCGTTCGCATCAAGGAGCTGAAGTTCCCCCGCAAGAGGGACATTTCGCGCGAGATAATGAAGGAAATGCGTTTGTTGCGCGAACTACGCCATGATAATATAAATAGCTTTATTGGGGCTTGTGTGGAGCCGACCCGTATACTACTAGTCACCGATTATTGTGCCAAGGGCAGCCTCTATGATATAATCGAGAATGAGGACATTAAGTTGGACGATCTGTTTATCGCGTCGCTCATACACGATCTGATTAAG GGCATGATTTACATACACAATTCGCAGCTGATGTATCACGGAAATCTGAAATCGTCCAACTGTGTGGTTACCTCGCGTTGGATGCTGCAAGTGGCCGACTTTGGTTTGCACGAGCTGAGAAATTGTGCGGAAAGTGAGTCCATTGGCGAGCACCAGCACTATAGAA ATCAATTTTGGAAAGCGCCTGAGCTGTTACGCAATCCACACTTGTATGGCACTCAAAAAGGAGATGTTTATGCATTTGCCATAATTATGTACGAAATAGTGAGTCGGAAAGGTCCATTCGGTCAGGTAGCCTACGAGCCAAAGGAAATCGTTGATCGAGTGAAGGAGCTACCATTGGCCGGTAGCATACCGTTTCGTCCTGAACTGGAATGCATAAGAGAACACGAGTTGTGTCCCGACTATGTGCTTGATTGTATTAAAGATTGCTGGAGCGAGGATCCTGAGATTAGACCTGATTTTCCAACTATACG CAATCGCTTGAAGAAAATGCGTGGTGGAAAGACGAAGAATATAATGGATCAGATGATGGAAATGATGGAGAAATATGCCAACAACTTGGAGGAAATCGTTACCGACCGTACTCGTATGTTGTGTGAGGAGAAGCGTAAAACCGAGGACTTGCTGCACCGCATGCTACCGCGCACTGTGGCGGAGAAGCTAACAATGGGTCAAGGCGTCGAACCGGTATCATACGATCTG GTCACTATCTACTTTAGTGACATTGTAGGCTTTACTGCAATGTCAGCGGAGAGTACACCACTGCAAGTGGTGAATTTCTTAAACGATCTCTACACGGTATTCGATCGCATTATTCGTGGCTACGATGTGTACAAAGTGGAAACCATAGGCGACGCTTACATGGTCGTCTCTGGACTGCCAATCAAGAATGGCGATCGACACGCCGGCGAAATTGCTTCGATGGCGCTAGATCTGCTGCATGCGGTCAAACAGCATCGCATAGCACATCGACCTAACGAAACGCTCAAATTGCGCATCGGCATTCACACTGGTCCCGTGGTTGCCGGTGTGGTGGGTCTAACAATGCCACGCTATTGTCTGTTCGGTGATACAGTTAACACCGCGTCGCGTATGGAGTCCAATGGCGAGGcattaaaaatacacatatcAGGTAAATGTAAGGAGGCGCTTGACAAGCTTGGTGGCTATGTGACTGAGAAGCGTGGACTTGTGTCGATGAAGGGTAAGGGTGATGTAGTCACGTACTGGTTAACAGACGCCACAGAAAAGGCTATACAAAGGAAAGAGGTAGATATGACTGATATGCCACCGCCGCTGTTCTGTCGACCGCGCAAAAGTCCGAAGTTGAATAGTGATTCGCGCCAACCGAGCATCGTGGGAATGCACTTCTACGGTGGTGGCTCTCGGCGCACTTCAATGGTGCCACGCACCGATATCGAGTCTAATTATAGCCTACAAGGTTCCACATATCACGTGGCGCGCGATTCGCCGCACTTGTCGTCACGTCGTTACGATCGGCCGTCACTGAATGGCATTGGCGGCAACAGCATACCAGAGCGCATGAGTTACTATGGCGGCTATGGTGGCGCGGGGACTGGTGGTAATAGAAGTGGGAGTGTCGGTGAGACTTGCACGCTGCTTGAGTCGGCGCATGCATCGCACAACACGCTGGAGCATTCCGAAGACGAAACGAACTGTGATAATGAGTGCGTGAATGGTTATGGTGATGGTAATAGCGCAGTCAATAGTAGCGTAGTTGGTGACGTTGGCGGCATTGGTATAACAAGCATCGTGGGTAGTGCGCTGCTGGTAGGTGCACTCCGCGCGCCACATTCCGTTGCAAGCTCGCCCAGCCACAAGCCACTTGCCTTGGTGCGTCCACATCGTCGCATTATTAGCGAAAAGCTGCCCTCCTCCGTCTCTATACAGGAGTTTGGTGATATTAGCAGACACCCCACCGTCGCTCAAACTATTTTACTGCGCGAGACGCGCTCCCTTGATCCCATGCCTATGCAGCTGCGTAAACGTAACGAGCCCGTCAAACTACCGCCGTCCAAATTGTCGAAAAACAACTCGCGCTCCTTGGATGCTGTAGCAGCGCTCGGCATAAGGGAGACCAAGACCACCAAATTCGAAAACGCTAATGTAAATGGCCTCGCAGACGGTGAAGTGGATAATATGAGCCGCACGGCGTTCGATGATGTCAACGTGGATACAGAACCGAATAATTTGCATGGCGATGACTACGACGACGATGTTGGTCTACTAATGCGAGACAATGGTGGCTTTCGCTACGGTCATAGTAGTGGTCTACAGCCAAGCATAGTGCCCGTCGCATCCACGCTACTAAACCGCCGGCGTAGTAGCAGCCACGTTTCCACTACTGCCGGTGGCGGTAGTACCGTAAGCGGCGGGACTAGCGGTAGTGTCTTACTACCGTATAAGCATCTCAATAACAACTGCAACGGCGGCATGACCATCGAAGAGGACGTCCAGTCGCCACTACTGCAACGACAGACGTCCCTCACTAGTCCACCCGACGAAATATTGGCGCTTACAAAGCGTTGGCGTTCACTAGAAGCACTAGAGCACACCACTATCGAAGCCCTCACTACACCGGCGAACGCCAATAGTGGACGGAGCGCTGGTGGCATGGGACATACTGGTCATAACAGCGTTAGCTACGCACCGGATATCGACGGCAGTCATGCCTCAGGCTCAGCGGCAGCAGGTAGCACACCGACGACGCGCAACGGCAGCACATTCACGACATGGCTATGGCGCATCATTCAAGGCAACGGCAAGCGTTCGAACGAGGCGTCGCTGCGGCGCGTAAAGCCAAGTGGCGTGCATGCGCCGCACGTGTTTAATGACATGCCGACGACGGCGGCGTTAACGCGCGATCGTGAGAGTATCGTGTAG